A window of Companilactobacillus allii genomic DNA:
GCAATTATTGGTACATCAGTTGGTAGTGCTTTTACAATTATTTCAACACTTGGAATTGCGTTGTTTGGGATGGGTACAACGCTTGGTGTTAATCCGGCTTTAGTAGCGGGAGCAATTATTTCTGGAGCAATTTTTGGAGATAAGACTTCACCACTTTCAGATTCAACTAACTTGGCTTCAGCAATTGCTGAAGATGACTTGTTCGCACATATCAAAAACCTTATGTGGACTACGATTCCAGCTTTCTTGATCTCATTAGTTCTTTACACAATTCTTGGTAATACAGGAACTAGTGCAAATATGTCAAATATTGATACAACACTTAATGTTTTGAATAGTCACTTTATAATTTCATGGTGGGCAATTTTGCCAGTAGCATTGTTATTCATCTGTGCCATAGCCAAAATTCCAGCCATTGCTACTTTGATCTTGAATATCACCGTTACAGTAGGGATGATATTTATCCAAAAACCTGGTACACCAGTTAAAGATATTGCCGGTTTCATCGAAAATGGATTTGTTTCAAAAACTGGTAACGCCGCAGTTGATGCATTACTTACTCGTGGAGGAATCACTTCCATGATGGGTACAGTTTCATTGATCTTTTTAACATTGTCACTAGGTGGTCTCTTGATGAAGTTTGACGTTATTCAGACAGCTATGACACCACTAACTGCAAAGTTAAAGACCCCAGGAGCCGTTGTACTTGCTACGATCCTTTCTGGTATTGGTGTTAATGTCTTTGTTGGTGAACAATACCTTTCAGTTATTCTTCCCGGTAAAGCTTTCAAAGAAGCATTCAATAAACGTGGACTAGATAATTTAGCTTTGAGCCGTGTACTTGAAGACGGTGGTACCGTAATTAATTACTTGATTCCTTGGGGTGTTGCAGGTGCATTCGCAGCCAATACACTTGGAGTTTCAACACTTGAATTCCTACCATTTTGTTTCTTTAGCTTACTTTCACCAGTCCTATCGATCATCAGTGGATTCACTGGTATTGGATTGAAACGTATTGATAGTAAGAAAAAATAAGTTTCAGATAAGACAGATGCAGTTACTGCTTAGAGAGTGTGACAAAACACGTTCAGCTTTCGAGTATAATGTAAAATAAGTAGATATTCACGTAAGTGGATGTCTACTTATTTTTGATTAAACGGAGAAGGCTGTGTTTTGTCACACGTTTTCACTGCAAGTTTGAGTAGAAAAAAAGTTAAGCTACAATCCTATTTTTTTAGACAGAAAAAATTATTACCACACGTTTTCATTAAAATTTCTTCGCACTACAAAACTTTTTTTCGACTTTTTTGACCTTACAAAATTGTAAGGTCAAGTAAGACAAATCCCACTACAAAGCCATTTATTGATATTAAAATATTAATAGGAATATTAATGAGCTTTTTACAAGTGGGGGAAAAGTATGAAAAGAATCAAAGTTATTATTTGGGGAATTGCAGTAATTATGCTTGGCATCACTTTGTTTGTGGTCCTTGGTAAGGAAAATTCTACTGATAAGCCAAAATATACGACTTATACAGTAAAAACTGAGAACACAAGATATTTTAATGGGGTTGTTCAAGAGGATCAAAAACAAGCTGTATCCCAAGATGTTAAGTCAGCAGACGAAACTCTAGTAGCTAGCTATGTCAATAGTGGGGATCCAGTTACTAAAGGGGAGACTCTATTTTCCTTTTACAACGATATGACGTCTGAAATAAACGGAGTTAATCTAGAGATCAAACAGGCTCAGTTGACGATTCAGGAATTGAACAAGACAACTGATAAAAATACAGATTATCAAATTGAGTTGGCTAAGGATCAAGAAGCTCTGAATGACGCTCAGGATAAGTTAAACAAATTGAATAAGGAACAAAATCGTGTAGTAACTGCTCCAATCAATGGAACTTATTACGAAAGTGCTGGACACAGTTATATTTATGGGTCTCCCATTATTGTAGGAAATGTTAATGAGTTCAGTGTTGATAAGATAAAACTTGGTAAAGAAGTCAGCGTTATAAAAAATAACGGCAAGAAAATCACTGGTAGCTACACAAAAAAGGACAGTATTCCATACAACAATGGTGCTGTGTCATATTATCACTTCCAAGTTAGTACAGATGAAGAGTTACCATATGGTATGCATGTCCAAATCAAGAATCAATCCAAAGGATATAAGATCCCAGAAGCTGCTGTAAAATCTGGTGATACTGTTTATCTAGTTAGGAATGGTAAAAAGCATGAAAGAATTCTTAATCTAACTAAGAGTGGCCATTATTATTATGCTAAAGAAGGAATCAAGGCTGGCGACAAGCTAGTCTTGTTCTAGGCGGTGAAATATGCTAAAAGTAAAAAATGTTGGGAAAGCATATCGGGATTTTGTGGCTTTAGAAAATATCAACTTAGAAGTTGCTGACGAGGAATTCTTGGCAATTATGGGTCCATCTGGATCAGGTAAATCAACGCTCATCAATATCTTGGGATTATTGGATCAAAAGTATAGTGGTGAGTATCTTTTGAATGATGAAAATTATAAAAAGACAAATGATAATCTGTTGTCTCAGATACGTGGTGACAAATTAGGGTTTGTCTTTCAAAATTTCAAACTATTAACAACATATAGCGTTTATGAAAATATTGAAGTCCCATTAATTTATAGTAAAAAGAAACAGAAGAACAAAAAAGAGCTGATTGAAGATGTCATTAAAAAAGTCGGATTATCCGGTAAAGAAAAGAATCTTCCTTCAGAATTATCAGGTGGCCAGCAACAACGTGTGGCAATAGCACGTGCCATCGTTAATCATCCCAAGTTGATTATTGCAGACGAACCAACCGGAGCACTGGATACGAAGACTAGTAGTGAGATCATGGATATATTCACTAAACTCAATCAAGATGGTACAACTATTATCATGGTCACTCATGACGAAGAAGTCGCACAATATGCAATGCGTACGGTTTACATTCGTGATGGCCATCTATATAACGATGAAAAGAGTGTGAAGAAGAATGTTTGATAAATTTTCGATCGCACTGAAATCAATCGGTAAAAATAAGAACCGTAATTTTCTAACTATGCTAGGTATTATTATTGGTATTTCTAGTGTTATTTGTATCCTAGCTATCGGGGATGGATTTACACATCGAATCAATACCGAAAGTGGCGGTCATAACGATAAAAATCGTTTCAGCTTAGATTACACACCGAAAGCTGCCGATGAGAATACTAATAATGGCTTTACTAATAATGATGCTTATATTTTGGAGAATATATCTGGAGTTGATCATGTCAAACTGACCAGTAGTTATGGAGACTCTGACGGTAGTGTAAGTTATAACGGTAAGAAAACGACAATGTCTCTGAATAAGGCGCCTAAAAAATTGAAGTTGTCTAAGGGTAAAGTCAATTCACTAGATCCAGATGACCCAAGTGGCGTGTTTATTTCTAGTGATTTAGCAAGTCGCTTATTCAAGAACAAGTCACCTTTGAATAAGGCCGTAATAGTTAGCGACAATACCTTCATAGTCAAAGGTGTTTATCGTATAGGTGATATGGAATACAAGCCAGATATGTATGTTTCAAAGTCAGTCTTCAAAGAACTGTTCGCGGATCAAATAATTCAAGATGAAGCCAAGATATACGTAACTAGTTCAGCGAATAAGAAAAAGATCGGTAAAATTGCGGTCGAAAAAATGAAGAAGTTTGGTGAGAATAAGCAGACAGGTAAGTATAAAGTATTGAAGCCTGATGCAATGACCAAGTCATTTACTAAGATATTGAATTACGTGACATACTTCGTTGCCTTTGTGGCTGGAATATCTTTGTTGATAGCCGGAATAGGCGTTATGAACGTTATGTATATCACTGTTTCAGAGCGTCGCAAGGAGATTGGGATTAGACGTGCTTTTGGGGCAACATCAAGTGATATAAGGAACCAATTCTTAATTGAAAGTGTTGTTTTGTGTATGATAGGTGGAATTGTTGGTATTCTAATGGGGTATTTATTCGTATCACTGATCAATCTGTTCTTACCTTTTAAAGCGATAATCACTATTTATGCAGTGATCATATCACTTTCAGTTTCAACAGCAGTCGGATTGGTATTTGGTTACATACCATCTAACAAAGCTGCCAAATCACCATTAGTTGGACTACTTAAGGAAGAATAGGGGGAAGAAACTATGAAGAATTTGTATAGATTAGATAGATTAACACTCTTTGCGTTATTTTTGATTTACGCATTCAGTGGAATAACAGCCATGGTTTTGGCAAACGAAGCAACACCAGAAATGGGTAGAGTTATGGAACTAGTTGTTTATGTCGTTGGATTAATAATCGGATTTGTGATCTATTATGGAATCATGTATTTGATTTTGAAAAATAGTGAGTTTGATTTCCAAAAAACTATCTTCGTTAACATTGCTATAGGATTGATAGTCGTAGCATTGTTGTCAGGAATA
This region includes:
- the nhaC gene encoding Na+/H+ antiporter NhaC, producing MKNKVSFKESISILVVMLLILGLGVIKFGLSPQTPVLVVIGLLVLWSKIRGSSWDDIHGGIIDGVKNGIVPIFIFILIGALIGTWIAAGIIPSMMVAGFHMISVKWFVPSVFLVCAIIGTSVGSAFTIISTLGIALFGMGTTLGVNPALVAGAIISGAIFGDKTSPLSDSTNLASAIAEDDLFAHIKNLMWTTIPAFLISLVLYTILGNTGTSANMSNIDTTLNVLNSHFIISWWAILPVALLFICAIAKIPAIATLILNITVTVGMIFIQKPGTPVKDIAGFIENGFVSKTGNAAVDALLTRGGITSMMGTVSLIFLTLSLGGLLMKFDVIQTAMTPLTAKLKTPGAVVLATILSGIGVNVFVGEQYLSVILPGKAFKEAFNKRGLDNLALSRVLEDGGTVINYLIPWGVAGAFAANTLGVSTLEFLPFCFFSLLSPVLSIISGFTGIGLKRIDSKKK
- a CDS encoding ABC transporter ATP-binding protein; translation: MLKVKNVGKAYRDFVALENINLEVADEEFLAIMGPSGSGKSTLINILGLLDQKYSGEYLLNDENYKKTNDNLLSQIRGDKLGFVFQNFKLLTTYSVYENIEVPLIYSKKKQKNKKELIEDVIKKVGLSGKEKNLPSELSGGQQQRVAIARAIVNHPKLIIADEPTGALDTKTSSEIMDIFTKLNQDGTTIIMVTHDEEVAQYAMRTVYIRDGHLYNDEKSVKKNV
- a CDS encoding ABC transporter permease, with translation MFDKFSIALKSIGKNKNRNFLTMLGIIIGISSVICILAIGDGFTHRINTESGGHNDKNRFSLDYTPKAADENTNNGFTNNDAYILENISGVDHVKLTSSYGDSDGSVSYNGKKTTMSLNKAPKKLKLSKGKVNSLDPDDPSGVFISSDLASRLFKNKSPLNKAVIVSDNTFIVKGVYRIGDMEYKPDMYVSKSVFKELFADQIIQDEAKIYVTSSANKKKIGKIAVEKMKKFGENKQTGKYKVLKPDAMTKSFTKILNYVTYFVAFVAGISLLIAGIGVMNVMYITVSERRKEIGIRRAFGATSSDIRNQFLIESVVLCMIGGIVGILMGYLFVSLINLFLPFKAIITIYAVIISLSVSTAVGLVFGYIPSNKAAKSPLVGLLKEE